Proteins encoded within one genomic window of Synechococcus sp. PCC 7335:
- a CDS encoding response regulator transcription factor — MDLDIPIRVLVAEDHNIVRQGIVAILNQQAQITVIAEAKNGVEAVEMHALHQPDITLMDLRMPQMEGLEAINRIREATPAACIIILTTYDTDEDIYRGLQAGARGYLLKDTTAEDLATAVRQVHHGKRYIPIEVGIRLTERIQESDLTDRELEVLGELTEGKSNLEIAKALSISEGTVKFHINNILSKFGVSDRTQAVITALRRGITRIRY; from the coding sequence ATGGACTTAGACATTCCTATACGGGTGTTAGTGGCTGAAGACCACAATATTGTGCGGCAAGGTATCGTGGCTATTCTTAACCAGCAAGCACAGATCACCGTGATTGCAGAAGCTAAGAACGGTGTAGAAGCGGTTGAAATGCATGCGCTTCACCAGCCCGATATCACGCTGATGGACTTGCGTATGCCCCAAATGGAAGGACTAGAAGCCATCAATAGAATTCGAGAAGCAACGCCCGCTGCCTGTATTATTATCTTGACGACCTACGATACTGATGAAGATATCTATCGTGGGCTACAAGCGGGTGCTCGTGGCTATCTGTTGAAAGATACCACTGCCGAAGACTTAGCGACTGCTGTTCGTCAGGTTCATCATGGCAAACGCTACATTCCTATAGAAGTCGGCATTCGTCTTACTGAACGTATTCAAGAATCCGATCTAACCGATCGCGAGTTAGAAGTGTTAGGAGAACTGACTGAAGGGAAAAGTAATCTAGAGATTGCTAAAGCACTCTCAATCTCTGAGGGAACTGTCAAATTTCATATCAACAACATTTTGAGTAAGTTTGGCGTAAGTGATCGTACCCAGGCGGTTATCACTGCGCTGAGACGCGGAATTACTCGAATACGCTATTAG
- a CDS encoding DUF937 domain-containing protein, with the protein MGLFDQVMKAVADPSRQANVGQLSQILGSAKQIANENNADTDAMKQAMSVIGGFVRSSLNDTRRAQGNDAAQSLIEEGAANGESVIPKLFNNAQLAAMISAVTQKTNLNTNQVQRVLPMVLPLVMQFLSSGNAKGGAAQTSSNPILTAFLDGDGDGDVDMGDMLGMASKFM; encoded by the coding sequence ATGGGACTTTTTGATCAGGTCATGAAGGCGGTTGCAGATCCTAGTCGTCAGGCTAATGTAGGACAACTCAGCCAGATTCTAGGCTCAGCGAAGCAGATTGCAAACGAGAACAATGCCGATACCGATGCCATGAAGCAAGCAATGTCGGTGATTGGCGGCTTTGTCCGTTCGTCGTTAAATGATACTCGCCGAGCGCAGGGCAACGATGCGGCCCAATCACTGATCGAAGAAGGCGCAGCTAATGGCGAATCGGTAATTCCTAAGCTGTTTAATAACGCCCAGTTAGCAGCGATGATTTCTGCAGTCACCCAAAAAACTAATCTGAATACAAATCAGGTTCAGAGGGTTTTGCCGATGGTTCTGCCCCTAGTGATGCAGTTTCTTAGCTCAGGCAATGCCAAAGGCGGAGCGGCTCAGACCAGTAGCAACCCAATCCTGACTGCCTTTCTAGATGGTGACGGCGACGGTGATGTGGATATGGGCGATATGCTAGGCATGGCCAGCAAGTTTATGTAA
- the miaB gene encoding tRNA (N6-isopentenyl adenosine(37)-C2)-methylthiotransferase MiaB, with amino-acid sequence MSETRRYHVTTFGCQMNKADSERMAGILEKMGMRWEEDPLQADVVLYNTCTIRDSAEQKVYSYLGKQAKRKRKDPNLTIVVAGCVAQQEGEQLLRRVPELDVVMGPQYANQLESLLAQAAQGSQVVATDPVHIMEDITKPRRESEVSAWVNVIYGCNERCTYCVVPGVRGLEQSRTKEAIRAEMAALGDQGYAEVTLLGQNIDAYGRDLPGITSEGRRENTLTDLLHYVHDVPGIERIRFATSHPRYFTERLVRACAELPKVCEHFHIPFQSGNNQVLKAMGRGYTREKYQRIIETVRRYVPDASISADVIVAFPGETEAQFQDTLSLMEEIVFDMVNTAAYSPRPGTPAAEWTNQLDEEVKQDRLQRINHLVSQQAEVRSQRYQNRVETVLVEAINPKDPNQVMGRTRGNRLTFFNGDINLLKGQIVPVAITETRAFSLTGERVEERRLVAV; translated from the coding sequence ATGAGCGAAACTCGCCGCTATCACGTCACTACCTTTGGCTGCCAAATGAACAAGGCCGACTCCGAACGTATGGCAGGTATCCTTGAAAAGATGGGTATGCGCTGGGAGGAAGACCCCTTGCAGGCAGATGTGGTCCTCTACAACACCTGCACAATTCGCGACAGCGCTGAGCAAAAGGTATATTCATACCTAGGTAAGCAGGCGAAACGAAAGCGCAAAGACCCGAATCTGACGATTGTCGTTGCCGGGTGTGTGGCTCAGCAGGAAGGCGAGCAGCTCTTACGCCGCGTTCCAGAACTAGATGTCGTCATGGGTCCACAGTATGCTAACCAGCTAGAAAGTTTGCTGGCGCAGGCTGCTCAGGGGAGTCAAGTCGTGGCGACTGATCCGGTGCATATCATGGAAGATATCACTAAGCCGCGTCGAGAAAGCGAGGTCAGTGCTTGGGTAAATGTGATCTATGGTTGCAACGAGCGCTGTACCTATTGCGTAGTACCAGGCGTGCGAGGGCTAGAGCAGTCGCGTACTAAAGAAGCTATTCGCGCTGAGATGGCAGCTCTAGGAGACCAGGGCTACGCTGAAGTAACTCTGTTGGGTCAGAATATTGATGCCTATGGTCGTGACTTGCCTGGTATCACCTCAGAGGGTCGGCGGGAGAATACGCTCACTGACTTGCTGCACTACGTTCATGATGTGCCAGGGATTGAGCGAATTCGCTTTGCCACTAGCCACCCGCGCTATTTTACGGAGCGGCTGGTGAGGGCCTGCGCTGAGCTACCGAAAGTATGCGAACACTTTCATATTCCGTTTCAGTCGGGTAATAACCAGGTGCTGAAGGCGATGGGCCGAGGCTATACTCGCGAAAAATATCAGCGCATCATTGAGACGGTGCGGCGCTACGTTCCGGATGCTTCGATTAGCGCCGATGTGATTGTGGCCTTCCCCGGTGAAACAGAAGCGCAGTTCCAAGACACCCTTTCTTTAATGGAAGAGATTGTGTTTGATATGGTCAATACGGCGGCATACTCACCTAGGCCAGGCACACCCGCAGCAGAGTGGACCAATCAGCTAGATGAGGAAGTAAAGCAGGATAGGCTGCAGCGGATCAATCATCTGGTGTCGCAGCAGGCAGAAGTGCGATCGCAACGTTACCAAAACCGAGTTGAAACCGTCTTAGTTGAAGCTATCAACCCCAAAGACCCTAATCAAGTAATGGGGCGTACTCGGGGTAATCGGCTGACGTTTTTCAACGGGGATATCAACCTGCTCAAAGGTCAGATTGTACCTGTTGCCATTACAGAAACAAGAGCATTCAGCCTGACCGGAGAGCGCGTAGAAGAACGGCGCCTAGTCGCGGTTTAG